A window from Variovorax sp. PBL-E5 encodes these proteins:
- a CDS encoding response regulator, translated as MAKTIMIVDDSTSLRQVVSIALRGAGYDVIEGCDGVDALKKLGGQKVHLIISDVNMPNMDGISLVKKIKELPAYKFTPIVMLTTESQEGKKREGQAAGAKAWMLKPFNPPQLLAVVQKLVLP; from the coding sequence ATGGCCAAGACCATCATGATCGTCGACGATTCCACCTCGCTGCGGCAGGTGGTGAGCATTGCCCTGCGGGGCGCCGGCTACGACGTGATCGAGGGCTGCGACGGCGTCGATGCGCTGAAGAAGCTCGGCGGCCAGAAGGTGCACCTGATCATCAGCGACGTGAACATGCCGAACATGGACGGCATCAGCCTGGTGAAGAAGATCAAGGAGCTGCCGGCCTACAAGTTCACGCCGATCGTGATGCTGACCACCGAGTCGCAGGAGGGCAAGAAGCGCGAAGGCCAGGCCGCCGGCGCCAAGGCCTGGATGCTCAAGCCCTTCAACCCGCCGCAGCTGCTGGCGGTGGTGCAGAAGCTGGTGCTGCCATGA
- a CDS encoding methyl-accepting chemotaxis protein, which translates to MAFISLSAALRPTFLARAWWPSGKDALARFHSSGIGLAGGIGVLGAGGWTVWGALGAAGLLGAGVLADRQRLRQQAAAHGATASFVAGTDRLGRDLLPVWSAHIESSRAQMEDAVAALTQRFAGIVDRLDQALKASMQGGDQGVAGVFERSGLELRGVLDSLRAAMASNGAMHAEVQSLGRFVDELQQMALEVASIAAQTNLLAINARIEAAHAGDSGRSFGVLAQEVRKLSAMSAETGKHMTEKVKIISAAIAAARDSAQASARREAASAVASEAAINGVLAQFRSVTEVLEASADVLKQESVGIQSEIVEALVQLQFQDRVSQRMTHVRHSIERLPVLLADSSQHFERAGTLQPIDAAALLSELEKSYAMADERATHSGDTGAATPAAASGDVVFF; encoded by the coding sequence ATGGCTTTCATCTCACTCAGCGCAGCGCTACGACCGACCTTCCTCGCGAGGGCGTGGTGGCCGTCGGGCAAGGACGCGCTGGCTCGCTTCCACTCGTCCGGCATCGGCCTGGCCGGCGGCATCGGCGTGCTCGGTGCCGGCGGATGGACCGTGTGGGGCGCGCTCGGCGCCGCAGGCCTGCTCGGCGCCGGCGTGCTCGCCGATCGCCAGCGGCTGCGGCAGCAGGCCGCCGCACACGGCGCGACCGCCAGCTTCGTCGCCGGCACCGACCGGCTCGGCCGCGACCTGCTGCCGGTGTGGAGCGCGCACATCGAAAGCTCGCGCGCGCAGATGGAGGATGCCGTGGCCGCGCTCACCCAGCGCTTCGCCGGCATCGTGGACCGGCTGGACCAGGCGCTCAAGGCATCGATGCAGGGCGGCGACCAGGGCGTGGCCGGCGTCTTCGAGCGCAGCGGCCTCGAACTGCGCGGCGTGCTCGATTCGCTGCGCGCCGCGATGGCCAGCAACGGCGCGATGCATGCCGAGGTGCAGAGCCTGGGCCGCTTCGTCGACGAGCTGCAGCAGATGGCGCTCGAGGTCGCGAGCATCGCGGCCCAGACCAACCTGCTGGCGATCAATGCGCGCATCGAGGCTGCGCATGCGGGCGACAGCGGACGCAGCTTCGGCGTGCTGGCGCAGGAGGTGCGCAAGCTCTCGGCCATGTCGGCCGAAACCGGCAAGCACATGACCGAGAAAGTGAAGATCATCAGCGCCGCCATCGCCGCGGCGCGCGACAGCGCGCAGGCCTCGGCACGGCGCGAGGCGGCATCCGCCGTCGCCTCCGAAGCCGCGATCAACGGCGTGCTGGCCCAGTTCCGCAGCGTGACCGAAGTGCTGGAAGCCTCCGCCGACGTGCTCAAGCAGGAAAGCGTGGGCATCCAGTCCGAGATCGTCGAAGCGCTGGTGCAGCTGCAGTTCCAGGACCGCGTGAGCCAGCGCATGACGCACGTGCGCCACAGCATCGAGCGCCTGCCGGTGCTGCTGGCCGACAGCAGCCAGCACTTCGAGCGCGCCGGCACGCTGCAGCCGATCGATGCCGCGGCGCTGCTGTCCGAACTCGAGAAGAGCTACGCGATGGCCGACGAGCGCGCCACGCACAGCGGCGACACCGGCGCCGCGACCCCCGCGGCCGCCTCCGGCGATGTCGTCTTCTTCTGA
- a CDS encoding methyl-accepting chemotaxis protein encodes MFSNLKIGVRLIAGFVLVAGISAVVGFIGISNTSQMNEKADDMYNNELMGLSHVKEANVHLIYAGRARSNYLLATSQEERDKQQAQIDKSSAAMKDFIEKAQPLFANARAKEIFSTFNSLAQEYQRDMQRALSLAATRKFQERDDALMQAMDQVRDKADKLDTMLDELIEQKEAGARRAAEETDNLYRASRTTMIGIIAGGVLFGIALGFFISRGITRPLARAVDVANRLAEGDLTVQVESASRDETGQLLQAMQNTVAKLSRVVTEVNSGAEALAGASEEVSATAQSLSQASSEQAAGVEETSASMEQMTASISQNTENAKVTDGMATQAAGEAGEGGEAVKATVLAMKQIAQKIGIIDDIAYQTNLLALNAAIEAARAGEHGKGFAVVAAEVRKLAERSQVAAQEIGTVASSSVELAEKAGRLLDQIVPNIKKTSDLVQEITAASEEQSSGVGQINSAVTQLSQTTQQNASSSEELAATAEEMSSQAEQLQQTMSFFKLAGAPAAPARGKPQGKPAAAKKSAAAKKGTGGGFAPVGALAFAGVDAPDESQFARF; translated from the coding sequence ATGTTCAGCAACTTGAAGATCGGCGTGCGGCTGATCGCGGGCTTCGTGCTGGTGGCGGGCATCAGCGCCGTCGTCGGCTTCATCGGCATCAGCAACACCAGCCAGATGAACGAGAAGGCCGACGACATGTACAACAACGAGCTGATGGGGCTCTCGCACGTCAAGGAAGCCAACGTGCACCTGATCTACGCCGGCCGCGCGCGCTCCAACTACCTGCTGGCCACGTCGCAGGAAGAGCGCGACAAGCAGCAGGCGCAGATCGACAAGAGCAGCGCCGCGATGAAGGACTTCATCGAGAAGGCGCAGCCGCTGTTCGCCAACGCGCGCGCCAAGGAGATCTTCTCGACCTTCAACAGCCTCGCGCAGGAGTACCAGCGCGACATGCAGCGCGCGCTGTCGCTGGCCGCGACGCGCAAGTTCCAGGAACGCGACGACGCGCTGATGCAGGCGATGGACCAGGTGCGCGACAAGGCCGACAAGCTCGACACCATGCTGGACGAGCTGATCGAGCAGAAGGAAGCGGGCGCCCGGCGCGCGGCGGAAGAGACCGACAACCTCTACCGCGCCAGCCGCACGACCATGATCGGCATCATCGCCGGCGGCGTGCTGTTCGGCATCGCGCTCGGCTTCTTCATCAGCCGCGGCATCACCCGGCCGCTGGCGCGCGCCGTCGACGTCGCCAACCGGCTGGCCGAGGGCGATCTCACGGTGCAGGTCGAATCCGCCAGCCGCGACGAGACCGGCCAGCTGCTGCAGGCGATGCAGAACACGGTGGCGAAGCTCTCGCGCGTGGTGACCGAAGTCAACAGCGGCGCCGAGGCGCTGGCCGGTGCGTCCGAGGAAGTCAGCGCCACGGCGCAGTCGCTGTCGCAGGCCTCGAGCGAACAGGCCGCCGGCGTCGAGGAGACCAGCGCATCGATGGAACAGATGACCGCCTCGATCTCGCAGAACACCGAGAACGCGAAGGTGACGGACGGCATGGCGACCCAGGCGGCCGGCGAGGCCGGCGAAGGCGGCGAGGCGGTGAAAGCCACCGTGCTGGCGATGAAGCAGATCGCGCAGAAGATCGGCATCATCGACGACATCGCCTACCAGACCAACCTGCTGGCGCTGAACGCGGCGATCGAGGCGGCGCGCGCCGGCGAGCATGGCAAGGGCTTCGCGGTGGTGGCGGCCGAGGTGCGCAAGCTGGCCGAACGCAGCCAGGTCGCGGCGCAGGAGATCGGCACCGTCGCCAGCTCCAGCGTCGAGTTGGCCGAGAAGGCCGGCCGGCTGCTCGACCAGATCGTGCCCAACATCAAGAAGACCTCGGACCTGGTGCAGGAGATCACGGCGGCCTCCGAGGAGCAGTCCTCCGGCGTCGGCCAGATCAATTCCGCGGTCACGCAGCTGAGCCAGACCACGCAGCAGAACGCGTCGAGCTCCGAGGAGCTGGCCGCCACGGCCGAGGAGATGAGCAGCCAGGCCGAGCAGCTGCAGCAGACCATGTCCTTCTTCAAGCTGGCCGGCGCCCCGGCCGCACCGGCGCGCGGCAAGCCGCAAGGCAAGCCGGCCGCGGCGAAGAAGAGCGCCGCCGCGAAGAAAGGCACGGGCGGCGGCTTCGCGCCGGTGGGCGCCCTCGCCTTCGCGGGCGTCGATGCGCCCGACGAATCGCAGTTCGCCAGGTTCTGA
- a CDS encoding chemotaxis protein CheA, with product MNFDDALPTFFVEAREQLQDMEAALLRIAGEDDTTESVNAIFRAAHTIKGSAGLFGLDALVAFAHVVESLLDEVRSGTIPLGEPLIELLLACADHIGRLVDAAESGGRALAAEDEKNGAALLERLHDHLGAGNQAPAAGPVVASADGDTARWHIALRFGDSVLRNGMDPLSFLRYLATLGTIEHIVTLHDGVPVLEALDAESCGLGFRILFASEAGRAAIENVFEFVIDDCELRVTPAPGIEAAPQAASPAHRATASAPAPKPPRDAKAPESQSVRVDADKLDRLINLVGELIIAAAGANLIARRTRHVELQESHATLSELVEEVRDSALQLRMVKIGATFGRFNRVVHDVARELGKDIALGVSGEDTELDKTVVEKIGDPLMHLVRNAMDHGIDAPELRAARGKPPQGTVALNAYHDSGSIVIQVSDDGGGLDRDRILAKAVERGLVEAGRSLSDAEIYALIFEPGFSTAAQVTNLSGRGVGMDVVKRNISALRGSVGIDSRPGQGTTVTVRLPLTLAIINGFQVGVGKSVFVVPLDVVDECVEFAAEADHDYIDLRGQVLPFIRLRTLFEVAGPPAARQNIVVVKHAGQKFGLVVDMLMGEAQTVIKPLSKMFAQVQGISGSSILGSGDVALILDVPMLMQQATRVLAATGHPISSLSSSAAVAVPA from the coding sequence ATGAACTTCGACGACGCGCTGCCGACCTTCTTCGTGGAGGCCCGCGAACAGCTGCAGGACATGGAGGCCGCGCTGCTGCGCATCGCCGGCGAGGACGACACGACCGAAAGCGTCAACGCGATCTTCCGCGCCGCACACACCATCAAGGGCTCGGCCGGATTGTTCGGCCTGGATGCGCTGGTGGCCTTTGCCCACGTGGTGGAGAGCCTGCTCGACGAAGTCCGCAGCGGCACCATCCCGCTCGGCGAGCCGCTGATCGAGCTGCTGCTGGCCTGCGCCGATCACATCGGCCGGCTGGTCGACGCGGCCGAGTCGGGCGGCCGCGCGCTCGCGGCCGAGGACGAGAAGAACGGCGCCGCGCTGCTGGAGCGGCTGCACGACCACCTCGGCGCCGGCAACCAGGCACCCGCCGCCGGTCCGGTCGTCGCCAGCGCGGACGGCGACACCGCCCGCTGGCACATCGCGCTGCGCTTCGGCGACAGTGTGCTGCGCAACGGCATGGACCCGCTGTCCTTCCTGCGCTACCTGGCGACGCTGGGCACGATCGAGCACATCGTCACGCTGCACGACGGCGTGCCCGTGCTCGAAGCGCTGGACGCGGAATCGTGCGGACTCGGCTTCCGGATCCTGTTCGCCAGCGAGGCCGGACGGGCGGCCATCGAGAACGTGTTCGAGTTCGTGATCGACGATTGCGAACTGCGTGTCACGCCCGCGCCCGGCATCGAAGCCGCGCCGCAGGCCGCATCGCCCGCACACCGCGCGACGGCATCGGCACCGGCACCGAAGCCGCCGCGCGACGCCAAGGCGCCGGAAAGCCAGTCGGTGCGCGTCGATGCCGACAAGCTCGACCGGCTGATCAACCTGGTCGGCGAGCTGATCATCGCCGCGGCCGGCGCCAACCTGATCGCGCGGCGCACGCGCCATGTCGAGCTGCAGGAAAGCCATGCCACGCTGTCCGAGTTGGTGGAGGAAGTGCGCGACAGCGCATTGCAGCTGCGCATGGTCAAGATCGGCGCCACCTTCGGCCGCTTCAATCGCGTGGTGCACGACGTGGCGCGCGAACTCGGCAAGGACATCGCGCTCGGCGTCAGCGGCGAGGACACCGAGCTCGACAAGACCGTGGTCGAGAAGATCGGCGACCCGCTGATGCACCTGGTGCGCAATGCCATGGACCACGGCATCGACGCGCCCGAGCTGCGCGCCGCGCGCGGCAAGCCGCCGCAGGGCACGGTAGCGCTCAATGCGTACCACGACTCGGGCAGCATCGTGATCCAGGTCAGCGACGACGGCGGCGGCCTCGACCGCGACCGCATCCTGGCCAAGGCCGTCGAGCGCGGCCTGGTCGAGGCCGGCCGCAGCCTGAGCGACGCCGAGATCTACGCGCTGATCTTCGAGCCCGGCTTCTCCACCGCCGCGCAGGTGACCAACCTGTCGGGCCGCGGCGTCGGCATGGATGTGGTCAAGCGCAACATCAGCGCGCTGCGCGGCAGCGTCGGCATCGACAGCCGGCCGGGCCAGGGCACCACCGTCACCGTGCGGCTGCCGCTCACGCTGGCGATCATCAACGGCTTCCAGGTCGGCGTCGGCAAGTCGGTGTTCGTGGTGCCGCTGGACGTGGTGGACGAATGCGTCGAGTTCGCCGCCGAAGCGGACCACGACTACATCGACCTGCGCGGCCAGGTGCTGCCTTTCATCCGGCTGCGCACGCTGTTCGAGGTCGCGGGCCCGCCCGCCGCACGCCAGAACATCGTCGTGGTCAAGCATGCCGGGCAGAAGTTCGGCCTGGTGGTGGACATGCTGATGGGCGAGGCGCAGACGGTGATCAAGCCGCTGTCGAAGATGTTCGCCCAGGTGCAGGGCATCAGCGGCTCCAGCATCCTGGGCAGCGGCGATGTCGCGCTGATCCTCGATGTGCCGATGCTAATGCAGCAGGCCACCCGCGTGTTGGCGGCCACGGGCCATCCGATTTCTTCCCTCTCTTCCTCCGCAGCAGTCGCCGTTCCGGCCTGA
- a CDS encoding STAS domain-containing protein, translating to MSVAHAIEGEMTIYRAAELRTGLLAALAGSEGDIALDLSAVTEIDSAGVQLLIAAAKSASAAQRVLHVCAIAPAVAESLRFLGLDASALLQEPA from the coding sequence ATGAGCGTTGCACATGCGATCGAGGGCGAGATGACGATCTATCGCGCCGCCGAGCTGCGCACCGGCCTGCTGGCCGCGCTGGCCGGCAGCGAGGGCGACATCGCGCTCGACCTGTCGGCCGTCACCGAGATCGACAGCGCCGGCGTGCAGCTGCTGATCGCTGCCGCGAAGAGCGCATCGGCCGCGCAGCGCGTGCTGCACGTGTGCGCCATCGCGCCGGCCGTGGCCGAATCCCTGCGCTTCCTCGGCCTCGATGCGAGCGCGCTGCTGCAGGAGCCCGCATGA
- a CDS encoding protein-glutamate methylesterase/protein-glutamine glutaminase translates to MNPIKVMVVDDSAVVRQVVAGLLGAAAGIEVIAAVADPLLAIERLRQQWPDVIVLDVEMPRMDGITFLRRIMQERPTPVVICSTLTEKGARTTLEALAAGAVAIVTKPRLGLKQFLVEASDDLVATVRSAAQARVRRITARETAPAVPVARHTADVILAPQPARAMVQTTERVVAIGTSTGGTQALEEILTALPRVSPGLVIVQHMPEKFTAAFAARLDGLCHIAVKEAEHNDRVVPGRALIAPGGRHLVLQRSGAQYRVEVVDGPLVNRHRPSVDVLFRSVAKSAGMNALGVIMTGMGDDGAAGLLEMRNAGARTVAQDEDSCVVYGMPREAIKRGGVERTVALGAMAQEILKQL, encoded by the coding sequence ATGAATCCGATCAAGGTGATGGTGGTCGACGACTCGGCCGTGGTGCGGCAGGTGGTCGCCGGACTGCTCGGCGCGGCGGCCGGCATCGAGGTGATCGCCGCGGTGGCCGATCCGCTCCTGGCCATCGAACGGCTCAGGCAGCAGTGGCCCGACGTGATCGTGCTCGATGTCGAGATGCCGCGCATGGACGGCATCACCTTCCTGCGCCGCATCATGCAGGAGCGGCCGACGCCGGTGGTGATCTGCTCGACCTTGACCGAGAAAGGCGCCAGGACCACGCTCGAGGCGCTGGCCGCCGGCGCGGTGGCGATCGTCACCAAGCCCCGGCTCGGCCTCAAGCAGTTCCTGGTCGAGGCCTCGGACGATCTGGTGGCCACGGTGCGCAGCGCGGCGCAGGCCCGGGTGCGGCGCATCACCGCGCGCGAGACGGCGCCGGCCGTGCCGGTGGCGCGGCACACGGCCGACGTGATCCTCGCGCCGCAGCCGGCGCGCGCGATGGTGCAGACCACCGAGCGCGTGGTCGCCATCGGCACCTCGACCGGCGGCACGCAGGCGCTGGAGGAAATCCTCACCGCGCTGCCGCGCGTCTCGCCCGGCCTGGTGATCGTGCAGCACATGCCGGAGAAGTTCACCGCCGCCTTCGCGGCGCGGCTCGACGGCCTCTGCCACATCGCGGTGAAGGAAGCGGAGCACAACGACCGCGTGGTGCCCGGCCGGGCGCTGATCGCGCCGGGCGGACGGCACCTCGTGCTCCAGCGCAGCGGCGCGCAGTACCGGGTCGAAGTGGTCGACGGGCCGCTGGTCAACCGGCACCGGCCGTCGGTCGACGTGCTGTTCCGCTCGGTCGCCAAGAGCGCCGGCATGAATGCGCTGGGCGTGATCATGACCGGCATGGGCGATGACGGCGCGGCCGGCCTGCTCGAGATGCGCAACGCCGGCGCCCGCACGGTCGCGCAGGACGAGGACAGCTGCGTCGTCTACGGCATGCCGCGCGAAGCGATCAAGCGCGGCGGTGTCGAGCGCACGGTGGCGCTGGGGGCGATGGCGCAGGAGATCCTGAAGCAGCTGTAG
- a CDS encoding AAA family ATPase: protein MSKLVTDQADGLRRLLARTPTRVIAVAGMGRGVGATTTAMNLAAALVHQGKQVLLLDEHDATPASACALWSIAPSGTLADVAGRRLACEETMALSDCGVGVLPARPDAQPAGLDPRTLWQGSAILIDAALDGEGCLSMLARQADDLVLVFRPQPASITAAYAGIKRLHYAHALKQLRLLVNGVGAGDEAAQVMTNLVDTSRRYLAVSLQPAGGVRADRHLRDAQRLHQTVVEAFPASPAAIDFRGIAAGIGQWPWRAAALRPPPAGRTHGGPGATPARDTQASNTAAV, encoded by the coding sequence ATGAGCAAACTGGTCACCGACCAGGCCGATGGACTGCGGCGCCTGCTGGCGCGCACGCCCACGCGCGTGATCGCCGTCGCCGGCATGGGCCGCGGCGTCGGCGCCACCACCACCGCGATGAACCTTGCTGCGGCCCTGGTCCACCAAGGCAAGCAAGTGCTGCTGCTGGACGAGCACGACGCGACACCGGCATCCGCCTGCGCGCTGTGGTCGATCGCGCCATCGGGCACGCTCGCCGATGTCGCCGGACGCCGCCTGGCTTGCGAAGAAACCATGGCACTGTCGGACTGCGGTGTCGGCGTGCTGCCCGCACGCCCCGATGCGCAGCCGGCCGGCCTGGACCCGCGCACGCTGTGGCAGGGCAGCGCGATCCTGATCGACGCTGCGCTCGACGGCGAAGGCTGCCTGTCGATGCTGGCGCGGCAGGCGGACGACCTGGTGCTCGTCTTCCGGCCGCAGCCGGCATCCATCACCGCGGCCTATGCGGGCATCAAGCGGCTGCACTACGCGCACGCGCTCAAGCAGCTTCGGCTGCTCGTCAACGGTGTCGGTGCGGGCGACGAAGCCGCGCAGGTGATGACCAACCTGGTCGACACCAGCCGGCGCTACCTCGCCGTTTCGCTGCAGCCTGCCGGAGGGGTCCGCGCCGACCGGCATCTGCGGGACGCGCAGCGCCTGCACCAGACCGTGGTGGAGGCATTTCCCGCCAGTCCGGCGGCCATCGATTTCCGCGGCATCGCGGCCGGCATCGGCCAATGGCCCTGGCGCGCCGCCGCCCTGCGGCCGCCGCCCGCGGGCCGCACGCATGGGGGCCCCGGCGCGACGCCGGCCCGCGACACACAAGCTTCGAACACAGCCGCCGTCTGA
- a CDS encoding RNA polymerase sigma factor FliA, whose protein sequence is MYTAQGTIEKSHLLEQHQPMVRRIALQMIAKLPASVELDDLIQAGMIGLLDASKRYEDNRGAQFETFVSQRIRGAMIDELRATDWGSRGLRASARKVEQAVQALEHRLGRAPNEGEIAKELRMTLEAYQGLLQEVQGCQLLYVEDFSQGESESNFLDANAQEARSARGSSDDPLEQLLQSGLRHQLIDAIGSLPERDQLLLNLYYEEELNLREIGAVLEVSQSRVCQLHSQAISRLRAKLKDLL, encoded by the coding sequence GTGTACACCGCACAGGGAACCATTGAGAAGTCGCACCTGCTGGAGCAGCACCAGCCGATGGTGCGGCGCATCGCGCTGCAGATGATCGCCAAGCTGCCCGCCAGCGTCGAGCTCGACGATCTGATCCAGGCCGGCATGATCGGCCTGCTGGATGCATCGAAGCGCTACGAGGACAACCGCGGCGCCCAGTTCGAGACCTTCGTCAGCCAGCGCATCCGCGGCGCGATGATCGACGAACTGCGCGCCACCGACTGGGGCTCGCGCGGCCTGCGCGCCTCGGCGCGCAAGGTCGAGCAGGCGGTCCAGGCGCTCGAACACCGGCTCGGCCGCGCGCCGAACGAGGGCGAGATTGCCAAGGAACTCCGGATGACGCTGGAGGCCTACCAGGGCCTGCTGCAGGAAGTGCAGGGCTGCCAGCTGCTGTATGTCGAGGACTTCTCGCAGGGCGAATCCGAGAGCAACTTCCTCGACGCCAACGCGCAGGAGGCGCGCAGTGCGCGCGGCAGCAGCGACGATCCGCTGGAGCAGCTGCTGCAGAGCGGCCTTCGCCATCAGCTGATCGATGCCATCGGTTCGCTGCCCGAACGCGACCAACTGCTGCTCAACCTCTACTACGAGGAAGAGCTGAACCTGCGCGAGATCGGCGCCGTGCTCGAGGTGAGCCAGTCGCGCGTCTGCCAGCTGCACAGCCAGGCCATCAGCCGGCTGCGCGCGAAGCTGAAGGATCTGCTGTAG
- a CDS encoding CheR family methyltransferase, protein MLDNTLTDIEFGRFQRFIHEAAGITLSPAKKALVCGRLFKRLQAHRLNSYTDYLALLDSGRAAAEVQTAIDLLTTNETYFFREPRHFELLRTLALAAASRPQPLRVWSAACSTGEECYSIAMVLADCLGATAWEVVGTDISSRVLQRARAAHYPLERTRHVPPAYLKRFCLRGLGEQEGTLLVERPLRERVRFAQVNLNAVLPALGSFDMIFLRNVMIYFNGDTKRQVVARVLALLKPGGHFCIGHSETLNEISTAVQQVAPSIYRKP, encoded by the coding sequence GTGTTGGACAACACCCTCACCGACATCGAGTTCGGCCGCTTCCAGCGCTTCATCCACGAGGCCGCGGGCATCACCCTGTCGCCGGCCAAGAAGGCGCTGGTGTGCGGGCGGCTCTTCAAGCGGCTGCAGGCCCATCGGCTGAACAGCTACACCGACTACCTCGCGCTGCTGGACAGCGGCCGCGCGGCGGCCGAGGTGCAGACCGCGATCGACCTGCTGACCACCAACGAAACCTACTTCTTTCGCGAGCCCAGGCATTTCGAGCTGCTGCGCACGCTGGCGCTGGCCGCGGCATCGCGCCCGCAGCCGCTGCGCGTCTGGAGCGCGGCCTGCTCGACCGGCGAGGAGTGCTACAGCATCGCGATGGTGCTGGCCGACTGCCTGGGCGCCACGGCCTGGGAGGTGGTCGGCACCGACATCAGCAGCCGCGTGCTGCAGCGCGCGCGTGCCGCGCACTATCCGCTGGAGCGCACGCGGCACGTGCCGCCGGCCTACCTGAAGCGTTTCTGCCTGCGCGGACTGGGCGAACAGGAAGGCACGCTGCTGGTCGAGCGCCCGCTGCGCGAGCGCGTGCGCTTCGCGCAGGTCAACCTCAACGCCGTGCTGCCGGCCCTGGGCAGCTTCGACATGATCTTCCTGCGCAACGTGATGATCTATTTCAACGGCGACACCAAGCGCCAGGTGGTGGCGCGCGTGCTCGCGCTGCTCAAGCCCGGCGGACACTTCTGCATCGGACACTCCGAGACCCTGAACGAGATCAGCACCGCCGTGCAGCAGGTGGCGCCGTCGATCTACCGCAAACCGTGA
- a CDS encoding chemotaxis protein CheW, whose protein sequence is MNALAQTARLAGGAPASAEPAQYLTFMLAGEAFAIGILAIKEIIEYHSLTEVPMMPASVRGVINLRGAVVPVMDLLARFGRPSSEVSKRTCIVIVEVETGGERQVIGVMVDAVNEVLDIAPADIEPPPNFGARIRSDFIQGMGKVKGRFVILLDVDHVLSLDEAGALAALQAEAQDEPAH, encoded by the coding sequence ATGAATGCATTGGCTCAGACCGCCCGGCTCGCCGGCGGCGCGCCGGCCTCCGCAGAGCCGGCCCAGTACCTCACCTTCATGCTGGCCGGCGAGGCCTTCGCGATCGGCATCCTGGCGATCAAGGAGATCATCGAATACCACAGCCTGACCGAGGTGCCGATGATGCCCGCCAGCGTGCGCGGCGTGATCAACCTGCGCGGCGCGGTGGTGCCGGTGATGGACCTGCTGGCGCGCTTCGGCCGCCCTTCGAGCGAGGTCAGCAAGCGCACCTGCATCGTGATCGTCGAAGTCGAGACCGGCGGCGAGCGCCAGGTCATCGGCGTGATGGTCGATGCGGTCAACGAGGTGCTGGACATCGCACCGGCCGACATCGAGCCGCCGCCGAACTTCGGCGCCCGCATCCGCAGCGACTTCATCCAGGGCATGGGCAAGGTGAAGGGCCGCTTCGTGATCCTGCTCGACGTCGACCACGTGCTGTCGCTGGACGAGGCGGGCGCGCTCGCCGCGCTCCAGGCCGAAGCGCAGGACGAGCCGGCCCACTGA